The nucleotide window ATTTAACCAGCAGATTGCCTTGAAGGTTAGTGAGAATAAAGCTTTGCGAAAACGCAACGCCGCTTTAGAACGTGAGAATCAAGCGTACTGGGAACGGTATGGTGATCTTTAGGAGGAAAAAGCATGAATGAATTTACGAAGATTATTAAATTACTCAACGACACCGGTATCTTAGGTGTCTTAATTTTTGCCTTAGTTGGCTGGTTTACCCGGATCAATCCTGCTTTAAAGACCAAGATTGTGGCGAATAAGTCCGCTACTCAACGCGAAGTGTTGGGACTGTTAGACACATTAGCGTTCAGTGCTGTCAACCAGGTGGCCACTAATTATGAAATGCCAGGGGAAGAAAAGCGTGAGCAGGCGATTGCTGATGTAACAGGCCAAATGAAAGTATTTGGTCATGACAGTCTGGCACCGGCAATTATTTCAGCAGCCATCGAAAAAGCGTATCAGTCGATGACCACGACGGAGACGAAAGCCCAAGCAAAACAGGCTGAATACAATGCCGCTCTGGCGGACACAGAGCAAACGTTCGCTGATAAACAAGCACAACTGGACAAGCAAGCTGCGACAGTGCCCGCTGAACCAGCACCCTTAGATGTGCCAGAAGACGTGGCCGCTACGGAGGGAGATGTGAAGTAATGCCGCATTATGATGTTGTGGATACGTCCAATAACAATGGAATCATGACCGTTGCCAATTGGCGTTCAATGAAAAAGTATGGTGTCAAAGCCATGATAGCTAAGCTATCCGAAGGCACGTACTTCACTGACCAAACGGCCAAGCAAAGCATTCGTAACGCGGTATCTGCTGGCTTACACGTCAACGGCTATCACTTTGCCCGATTTACGACAGTGGCTGGGGCTAAGGCCGAAGCCCAGATGGCAGCCCGAAGTGCGCTTAAGGCAGGATTGGGCAAGAGCAGTGTGATCGTACTTGACTTTGAAGCCACCAACTCTGGTTGGAATCAGAACTCTAAAATTGTTAAGGCCTGGATTAACGAAGTTCATCGCATGGGCTATCCCAAAACGGATGTCTATACGATGGGTAGCTGGATTAATTCAGTGCCATTGAACAACTCGGGCCGTGGTGGTTGGGTAGCTAACTACCCTTATAACCCGTCAGGATTTAAGCTCTATACCGGATATAATGGTTGGCAATGGACATCAAGCATGCACTTCCCGGGCTGTTATGGAACATTTGATGTGTCCCAGATGTACTCTAACTATTACTACGGCACCGCAACCAAGGCGGTTAAACCGAAGAAGGCCATCTATTACCGATACAATCCCAAGATGATCTATGCCCGGACGCCAATTAATCGCTACAAGGATGTTGCCTTCAAACACAAAGTAGACAGTTTCCCGGCCGGCACCGTATTTGCGATTGCTAAAGTGGTAACCTATGGTAAAATTACCCGGTTCCAGTTGGCCAACGGGTACTATATCACGTCTAACCAAGACAATGTAAATCGACTTTACTATGTGGCTGGTGGTGATGTCAAACGAGTGAAGTCTGTACGCGGTACTCATCGGTACAAAGATAAGGCCCTCAAACATGTTGTGGACTGGCAGCCAGCCGGCGCTGAATTTGATGTCGCTAAGATCGTCAAGTATGGATATACAACTCGGATTCAGTTGGCTAATGGATTATTTATTAGTGGCAACAAAAAGATTAACAGTTTTATCAAGTAACACACGAAGGCGCTCACTCCTGACGGGGTGGGCGCTTTTTGAGTGTTTACGTTTTAACGATGAACAACGAGGATGGCGACCGGTACTGATTGTATCTAACAACGACTTTAATTTGATTCGAGAACAGTCGTTCGATTGGCGGCTATTCATGAACCACGTAGGAAACAGAGGAAATTGCCATCGCGCATTTGCAGGAGAGGGCCAAAAAGGCGCTTGACCGAAAGATTGAGATGGAATCTCGTCTATCAGAATAGTGCACTATAATAGAAGAAAAGTTGATGACCTAATGGGGTTATCTGGAATCCGGATCAGATGGTATAAATTGGTATAAAGAAATATTTTTAGAAAAAAATCACCCAAAAAACGCCCATCCATAAATGGAATGCCTTTATACCAAGGATAGAAAGCTCTATCCAGTCCCCACCTCCGGTATAAGAAGTTTCATCTCGGGAGTCATTGCATTCGGCAATGGCTTTTTTTTGTTCTTAAGGATGGTAAGCCGTACTAGCTATGTTTCAACAGCTGTAGTAATGGTACTTGAATGGTGCGACCATCATGCATGATATGATCGGTACGCCCCAGCTGTTGGGTGAGAACCTGACAACGGGGGCGGTAATGTGTAGTAAAGCGGCTGCTATGTATTGGTTATTAGACAAAGAATTGAGTATGCAGGGTTGTTGAACTGTGACATGTTCGCAGTTGCCTCTGTGAAAACTGTTTTAGGTTTCCTAGTACCTGGCTGAGGGGGCTCTTCGGTACGATGGCAGAAAGGGAATCAACTAGGTAACTATTCAACAGAAGCTACCTAAATTTGGATTACACAGCAGTAGAAGCGTTTTAAAATGGTTTGGTTAGGACTAAGCTAAATCGTCTCAGGAGGTGCTTAGCAAGGTTTGAATGCTGTGTGGAGTGCTGATCACTGATTGTTTACCTTGGCTCAGCTGTATCTGGTTGGTAAAGTTCTTCAATTTGAATTTTAGTTTAACTCAAAATCCTCATCCATCGGTTCTGTAACTGGTGAATGAGGTTTTTTTATATGGTATGGAAAGCTATCGCATAAATAGCACGTGAAAATGACAGATATATCAAAAATCGACCTCGATAATTGACAGGACAGCGACTTTTATATCTATTTTGGGGAAGTATACCTAAATGTAGAAAAAACGTTTAGAGAGGAAAATAGCGCGCTATTTTTACAAGTACGACTTTTGGCTAAATTGTTTGCTGTTCATTTTGGTAACTCCGGTCAGGGAAATCTTAAAGGGTGAGGAAATCGATTGGCAAACCAAGTGCTGCGATTACGTAAAGGTAATTTCTAATGGCTGCCTTCATCTTAAGATTTCGGGTGGTTGAATTATTAGGTTCATTTCGATCCAGGTGTGTTTAGCTGGCCTTTATGAGTTAAACAATGATTAGTACGATTAAGTGAGGGGGGTAAATCCGATAAGAGAGCAAGCTTGACCACTTGGCGGATTCAAGAGATTTTGTAGGTTTCTCTGTCACTAAACCACCGAGCAATTGTTTGATAGAAATCCAAAATTCAGTGCATCAAAAAAGCCTAGCGGGACGGCTAGGCTTTTGCGGGTATTGCTATGTCAATATTAGATAGAGACTTTATTCTTATTCGCCGTAAGCTTCGTCCAAGCCAACCTTGTCTTGGTGGTCAATGGATGCGTAACGGTCGGATGCGTACATAACACTCTTCTTACTGGATGAGTGGCTCAAGCCGAGGGCGTGGCCAATTTCATGAGTAGCAACGTTTGTCCGTTGGTTCTTGGTGTAACCGTACTTAGTAAGTAAGCTACGGTTTAAAGTGGACTTAGCGGAAACAATTTGGTTATCATTGTTACCTTTGTTGATGTATGAGTAGTTAGTGTAACCGGCTAACTTGCCGCTCTTAGTGCTCAGTGAAGCGGAAGAAGTTAAGGTGATGTCAGCTTTTTCGCCGCTCTTAGCAGCTTTCAATTGAACAACGCCGACCTTGTTCCAACGCTTAACGGCGTCCTTCCAAACACCTTTGTAGTAAGAGGAAGTTTTGCTGGTCTTGTATGTAATCGTGGTGTCTTTCCAGCTACCCCATGAAGGTGTAACAGGTGCTTTGGCTGCGGCGAAGATGGTTGAGCTACATGCTGCTAAGGTTAAGACGATGGTTGCGACGATTAAGACTGTCCCTTTAATAATTTTTTCTAACATGATGAATACCCGCTTTCTTAAAATCCGAATTATCTCTTTTTCAATTGCTTGCTATCTTATTGACTGACATAAGTATAGAACGGGTACCAAAGGAGTTGGACGGACACATAAGCGAGTATGGATAGTTTCTAGGGGACAATAATTCAATTGTGGACAAATGTTATCCCAGAAAGCCTTTTGTGTGGGGAAGAATGGTTACACATCAACGGTTGTGGCTATAAAGATAACTACGTAACCGGGTGTTCAATCTAACTTTTTTGGCCAAAATAAAATCCAGCCCGGTCTGCCGCAGTTTAGCGACTGATCTGACTGGATTGTTGGTATATTTCGGCAACTAATTCGAAGTGTAACGAACATTGCATGCAACACAATGGCGAAAGTGGCTAGTTTTTCGGATAAAATCCGAAAGATTAGATAAATTTCACGGCGGTCCCATAAGCGGCTACGGATTGCATATCTGTCCCAATGGAACCGGAATCAAAACGCATCATAACGACCGCATCTGCTCCCATATTTACCGCATTCTGACGTAACCGATCGACCGCAACGTTTCTGGCCTCGTCGAGCATATTGGTGTAGTCGCGGATTTCGCCACCCACAACGTTCTTTAGTGAGGCCCCAATATTTCTGATCAGGTTTTTGGATTGAGTAGTGAGCCCGAAGACTTCACCGATTACTTCGTATTGACGGCCGGGAATATTCTCGGTTGTTGTGACTAAAATATCTGGCATGCTAATTCCTCCTTTGATGATGTAGTTAATATACCCATATACGGCAGGAATAGCAACGACAACTGGCTAAAGGAAAAATAAGTTTAATCTCTTCAATTAGTCTATTTATATGACAAAAGTGCATGAAGGCGGAGCCATTTGGCTGTTTATGCAGCCTAATAGAAGCCCTGTGGAAATAAGATACATTATTTTGATGACAAGTCTAATTTTAAGGATTTTTGAAGTGCGGATTGTTAATAACTCGGACTATTAAGTTCGAGCTGAACGTGCTATCTTTAATTCTATCGTCAGCTTCTATTAAGGGCAGCGATGAGGAGAATTCATGAATAAGAATACGAAGCTTCAATCTGATATGGGGGGCCATAATTTAGAAGCAGCCCCATCACCGTTTGATCACACAGCCATTAAGCTCGGAGCAGCTCATCAGAAAAATGTCATGGCATGTAAGCGATCCGAACAAGCTTTGTATGACTATCTCCCTGAAGCGGGGTGGACAGAATTTCGAAATCAACATCTACTCTATGAAGATATTCGCGATTTGACCTACTTTCGGCTCAACTTCTTTGCGGGTCCCGTCCAAAAACTAATTGACGTTTTGGGAACGGACTATCAGTTGGAGGTATGGGACCGAAAGTCTCACCGCAAGCACAGTTTTACGAAGGACCGGTTGCGAGATGCCCGGTTTGTCCAAGCTGAGGAGGGAGATTTAGTAGAAACCCTTTTCTATCCGTTAGTGGGGTACCGCATTCGCCGCTCCTTTACGATTGTAGAGACGCGGATATATTGGAAGAAGACGCAATTCTTTATAAATGGAAAAAGAGTGTTAGTCGATGAGGGACTGATGCAACTGCAAAAACAAATCAATCAAGTGAAGGACTGGCCTCAGGGCCCTAATTTTCGGATTGCTGACCTGACATAGCTAGTCACTGGGGTCGATGTTCGTCCTCTGGTATAAGGTTCTGATTAATCGGAAAAACAAAAAAGTCCAACCGGATGATGGCTGGACCAATTAGTTAACAGAATAGTGTAGTGAGTCTTGGGCAATTAATCGTTGCTTAGTGGCTGTAATCTGTCCACGGAGCAAGTCCGTGTGGCTAACCGGGATAACGTTCCCGTTGCCTCCTTGATGGCCGCTAACCCGTAAAATTTGAGCATCAATGAGGTAGATGACATTGGGGTCAATCGTCAGATCCCAATGGTGTTCAGCTTGGATAGTGTCACCAGTGAGTTGTAAAGCCATTGCCAAATTTTGACAAAAGTGATCAATTAGGGCCGCATCTACAATTTGATTTCCGGTTAAGCTAGGCTGAAACTTACCGCTTAAGATGTCGCCAATCACTTTGATTTCCGTCATTTCCGTTCCTCCATTAACTAGATGATGCCCCATTCTAGCACAGCTTGCGGGTGAAACGAGTGTTCAATGATGGAGTTTAGCGAAACTTTAAAAGACTGGGGTTACAGAAGGATTAATAAACCAACAATCAGTTGGAAAATCCCAGTCGTGACCAAACGGTAGCGCTGATTCAGCCGACCTTGGAGCCACCAATGAGCGGCTGTTAGTAGAATAATCAGAACGATGTGCCAGCTGAATGGTAACCAGAATAGCGTGAGCACGAAAATCAATGGGGTAATCAAACGTCGCCGCCAGTCTTGCGTGCCCGTGACGTAGTACGGCTCAAAGAATGCCAGGTAGCTGGCCATTAACGGGATTAATGGTGTGAGAAATTGAACAGCCAGGTAGTGGTTTCTGAGAAAGAACAGGACCACGGGGACCCCTAAACCAGCGAGAAAACTAAAGACGACTAGACCGTAGACTGATTGCAGACCTAGTTGTGGAATACAAGCTAATACGAGAAAGATGCAGATCAGAAGGGCAAAAAGTTGTACCAGGTGAGCTTGAGGGGCGGCGAGAAAGCCCATAGTCCCCGCAGCAACGACGAGAATTGGTCCAACCGTCGTTTGAAAGTGTCGCTTTAGAATCAAGAAGTAACCGGCTGCCAAAAAAACGCCATACACTAATAGGAAGAACTTGACGTCGGTTCCTAAAGGATTACCGGTGGAAGCCGTCGAACCAGCAATCCACCAAAGAATATTTTGACACAGAGTAAAGATGAATAATTGTTGCACTGTGCGGTTTTTAAAGAAGGCCATGAGTGTGGTCATGGAATCGCTCCGTTTCGACTGGTTATAGTATTGCCTTTTATCTTAGTGAAAATTGTGGGTTTGGTCAACGTTTCTTTTGAAAATTCACAGCCCTTCCTTGTTAAATCAGCCTGGTTTATGTTAAACTTCTTGAGTTATGAGTCAATTCCCGATAGGATTCACGAGTTTAGTGAAGCTGCCTTGTAACCGAATGGCGACGAGATTATCGGTCAACTTGCCGTCAACACTATCTAGGGGGAATATCCATTGCAAGAAAGACATTTATTTACTTCGGAATCTGTTTCTGAAGGCCATCCAGACAAAATCGCTGATCAAATCAGTGACGCCATTTTAGACGCGTTACTTGCACAAGATCCCGATTCACGGGTTGCCTGTGAAACTTCCGTTACGACGGGTCTCGTCCTGGTCTTTGGTGAAATTTCCACCAAGGCCTACGTCGACATCCAAAAGGTCGTTCGCCAAACAATTAAAGAAATCGGCTACACGGACGGTCAATATGGCTTCGACGGTGACAACTGTGCCGTTTTAGTTGCTATTGATGAACAATCACCTGATATTGCGCAAGGGGTCGACGATTCCTTAGAAACGCGGAAGGGTGACGGGGATCCACTGGACCAAATCGGTGCCGGTGACCAAGGGTTAATGTTTGGATACGCAGTTGACGAAACACCTGAACTCATGCCACTGCCAATCATGCTGAGCCATGCCTTGATGCAACGGATCGCTAAGTTGCGGAAAACTAACGAGATTGACTACCTAAGACCAGATGCTAAGGCTGAAGTTACGGTCGAATACGACGATAATGACAAGCCAATGCGGGTCGATACGGTGGTTCTGAGCACGCAGCATGATCCTGACGTGACGTTAGACCAAATTCGTCAAGATGTGATTGATCAGGTGGTTAAGGAAGTTATTCCTGCCAATTTGCTTGATGATCGGACGAAATACTTCATCAACCCAACTGGTCGGTTTGTTATTGGTGGTCCCCAAGGGGATGCTGGTTTGACTGGTCGAAAGATCATCGTTGATACGTACGGTGGAGCTGCTCACCATGGTGGTGGGGCCTTCTCAGGGAAGGATGCCACGAAGGTTGATCGTTCTGCTAGTTACGCAGCACGGTACATTGCTAAAAACATTGTTGCTGCCAAGTTGGCATCCGAATGTGAAGTGCAGATTGCCTACGCTATTGGTGTGGCCGAACCTGTTTCCGTTTACGTTAACACTTTTGGCACCGGGACCGTGGCAGAAAGCAAGTTGTCCGCGGCTGTCCGTGACCTATTTGACCTTCGTCCAGCCGGAATCATCAAGATGCTCGACTTACAACGGCCAATCTACAAGCAAACTGCTGCTTACGGCCACTTTGGTCGGACTGACATTGATTTACCTTGGGAACACCTTGATAAGGTCGATGCTTTAAAGGCGGCCTGTGAAGTTGCAACGAAATAATTTTTAAAACTTGTAAGAGTTCCGATTGCCCATGGGGGTGACCGGAACTTTTTAGTTGCCATTAAGAGAAGATACCAGTAGTTGGCCGGCTGTTTCGCATCGTAATCGGCGTGGCCTGGGGAACGGCTGGTAAAATAATTAAGCTTAAACTCTTGATATTTCAAGGATTACCCCTGATAATTAATCTATTACTATCTCGAATAGAAATTGGGAAGTGGCAGTTTTTGGCCACTCAAATACGTTGTGTGGCGGGGCCAACGGTAGGAGGAAATTATGGTTAAGAAACAAACTAACGTTGGTATTGTTACCGGTGCTGTCTTCGTCGCAACTTTTATGTCCGCCATTGAGGGAACCATCGTCTCGACCGCTATGCCCACCATTGTCGGTGATTTGCACGGGGTGGCTTTGATGAACTGGGTTTTCTCAATTTTTCTGTTAACCAGTGCATTAGCCACTCCTGTTTATGGCAAGTTGGCTGACACAGTGGGTCGTAAACTCGTCTTCTTGGTTGGGTTGTTCGTCTTCGTATTGGGATCGATGCTGTCGGGGATGTCCCATAGCATGGAGACTTTAATTGCTTGGCGGGCTCTTCAGGGAATTGGGGCAGGCGCCATTATGCCCGTCTCATTTACGATTCTAGCCGACATTTATCCAGTTGAGAAGCGGGCCCGGGTCATGGGATTAAACGGCTCAGCGTGGGGAATAGCGGCTGTGGTTGCCCCGTTACTGGGTGGTTTTATCGTTGACCAACTTTCTTGGCACTGGATTTTTTTCATCAACATTCCCATTGGTTTGGTCACTATGGCATTGATTTGGTTCAATCTTAACGAGTCTACGCAACGCAAGGCGTTTACGATGGACTGGGGTGGATGTATCTGGCTTTCAGTTGGGTTACTAGCCATGATGTTAACGTTCCAGTTGTTGGGTGACGGTGGTATTAGTCTGACTTGGGTCGTTGTAGGTTTTATCGTGGCAATTGTAGCGTTTGGACTGTTTATCCGTCAGGAACGGCGGGTGGCGGATCCCTTGATCCCCATGTCATTATTTAAGGACCGCACGTTTGTTATTCAAAATTTAATTGCGGCACTGCTCAGTGGCTTTATCATGGGGTTTGAAGTGTACTTACCAACCTGGACGCAAGGCCTTCTTGGTCTGTTAGCGTCTCAAGCGGGGTTTGCTATCACGCCCAGTTCTTTGATGTGGATCGTCGGGTCGTTCATTGCAGGTAAACTGTTGTTAGACCGCTCTCCATATCAGATTGTTAATATTGCTTTGACACTGGTGATCATTGGTGCGGCTACGATGGCGGTTGTGCCTATGAGTACGCCATTCTGGAGTTTCTTCGTGATTGCGGCCATCTGTGGGACCGGGTTTGGAATTACCATTACTACGACCACGGTGACCGTACAAAGCCACGTGGCTACTGACGAAGTGGGAGTCGCTACCTCATTCAACACGTTAGCACGAACACTGGGACAGACCATCATGGTTTCTATCTTTGGAATTATTAT belongs to Levilactobacillus yonginensis and includes:
- a CDS encoding heavy metal-binding domain-containing protein — encoded protein: MPDILVTTTENIPGRQYEVIGEVFGLTTQSKNLIRNIGASLKNVVGGEIRDYTNMLDEARNVAVDRLRQNAVNMGADAVVMMRFDSGSIGTDMQSVAAYGTAVKFI
- a CDS encoding MDR family MFS transporter, with protein sequence MVKKQTNVGIVTGAVFVATFMSAIEGTIVSTAMPTIVGDLHGVALMNWVFSIFLLTSALATPVYGKLADTVGRKLVFLVGLFVFVLGSMLSGMSHSMETLIAWRALQGIGAGAIMPVSFTILADIYPVEKRARVMGLNGSAWGIAAVVAPLLGGFIVDQLSWHWIFFINIPIGLVTMALIWFNLNESTQRKAFTMDWGGCIWLSVGLLAMMLTFQLLGDGGISLTWVVVGFIVAIVAFGLFIRQERRVADPLIPMSLFKDRTFVIQNLIAALLSGFIMGFEVYLPTWTQGLLGLLASQAGFAITPSSLMWIVGSFIAGKLLLDRSPYQIVNIALTLVIIGAATMAVVPMSTPFWSFFVIAAICGTGFGITITTTTVTVQSHVATDEVGVATSFNTLARTLGQTIMVSIFGIIMNVAMTRGVASHPGTTMAMMNKLINPQTAKDLPTQLVPTLHGILYQGLHAIFIAGALLIVISFLVNILDRRSTRDVA
- a CDS encoding matrixin family metalloprotease, translated to MLEKIIKGTVLIVATIVLTLAACSSTIFAAAKAPVTPSWGSWKDTTITYKTSKTSSYYKGVWKDAVKRWNKVGVVQLKAAKSGEKADITLTSSASLSTKSGKLAGYTNYSYINKGNNDNQIVSAKSTLNRSLLTKYGYTKNQRTNVATHEIGHALGLSHSSSKKSVMYASDRYASIDHQDKVGLDEAYGE
- a CDS encoding GH25 family lysozyme, which codes for MPHYDVVDTSNNNGIMTVANWRSMKKYGVKAMIAKLSEGTYFTDQTAKQSIRNAVSAGLHVNGYHFARFTTVAGAKAEAQMAARSALKAGLGKSSVIVLDFEATNSGWNQNSKIVKAWINEVHRMGYPKTDVYTMGSWINSVPLNNSGRGGWVANYPYNPSGFKLYTGYNGWQWTSSMHFPGCYGTFDVSQMYSNYYYGTATKAVKPKKAIYYRYNPKMIYARTPINRYKDVAFKHKVDSFPAGTVFAIAKVVTYGKITRFQLANGYYITSNQDNVNRLYYVAGGDVKRVKSVRGTHRYKDKALKHVVDWQPAGAEFDVAKIVKYGYTTRIQLANGLFISGNKKINSFIK
- the metK gene encoding methionine adenosyltransferase, whose translation is MQERHLFTSESVSEGHPDKIADQISDAILDALLAQDPDSRVACETSVTTGLVLVFGEISTKAYVDIQKVVRQTIKEIGYTDGQYGFDGDNCAVLVAIDEQSPDIAQGVDDSLETRKGDGDPLDQIGAGDQGLMFGYAVDETPELMPLPIMLSHALMQRIAKLRKTNEIDYLRPDAKAEVTVEYDDNDKPMRVDTVVLSTQHDPDVTLDQIRQDVIDQVVKEVIPANLLDDRTKYFINPTGRFVIGGPQGDAGLTGRKIIVDTYGGAAHHGGGAFSGKDATKVDRSASYAARYIAKNIVAAKLASECEVQIAYAIGVAEPVSVYVNTFGTGTVAESKLSAAVRDLFDLRPAGIIKMLDLQRPIYKQTAAYGHFGRTDIDLPWEHLDKVDALKAACEVATK